A window of Apium graveolens cultivar Ventura chromosome 8, ASM990537v1, whole genome shotgun sequence contains these coding sequences:
- the LOC141680355 gene encoding uncharacterized protein LOC141680355: MSPDPKETLQLYLAVSDRTLGAVLVKNHEGNQYPVFYVSLVLKDAETSQPLKKILTRPEASGRVVAWSIEFGEFDLEYVPRTVIKAQDLADFVVECTFSGPRDLTPDEQLIRTPGKWKLFVDGSVPGKKCGASLILSSPEGFEICQAIRFDFPLTNNEAEYEALFTGMELARSLEVKHQRAFSDFMLFLKHFSGDYEQRDPRTKAYATKVKDASLIFKTIELSQIGRENNGRAYALSRLASAETQSLTGSIYLTEAKTPSIEKK, translated from the exons ATGAGTCCTGATCCGAAGGAAACTCTTCAGCTTTACCTGGCTGTGTCCGATAGAACTCTGGGGGCGGTTCTCGTGAAAAACCATGAAGGCAATCAATACCCCGTGTTCTATGTGTCACTTGTCCTAAAGGATGCAGAGACGAG TCAACCTTTGAAGAAGATTTTAACAAGGCCTGAAGCCTCAGGAAGAGTGGTAGCCTGGTCCATCGAATTTGGGGAGTTTGATCTCGAATATGTCCCCAGAACGGTGATTAAGGCCCAAGATTTGGCTGACTTTGTGGTCGAATGCACATTTTCGGGGCCGCGGGATCTCACCCCAGATGAACAGCTCATTCGGACCCCTGGAAAATGGAAACTCTTTGTAGATGGGTCGGTACCTGGGAAAAAATGTGGGGCCAGCTTAATACTTTCCAGCCCCGAAGGGTTTGAGATATGCCAGGCTATAAGATTTGATTTTCCTTTGACGAACAATGAAGCAGAGTACGAAGCTCTCTTCACAGGGATGGAGTTGGCCCGAAGCCTTGAGGTGAAGCACCAGAGGGCCTTCAGTGATTTCATGCTATTTTTAAAACACTTCTCCGGGGATTATGAGCAAAGGGACCCACGGACGAAGGCGTACGCCACCAAGGTAAAAGACGCTTCTCTAATATTTAAAACTATTGAACTAAGTCAAATTGGTAGGGAGAACAATGGAAGGGCATACGCCCTTTCCAGGTTAGCTTCGGCTGAGACGCAGAGCCTAACTGGTTCCATCTACCTCACCGAAGCCAAGACGCCTTCGATCGAAAAGAAATAA